Proteins encoded within one genomic window of Hermetia illucens chromosome 2, iHerIll2.2.curated.20191125, whole genome shotgun sequence:
- the LOC119649132 gene encoding heat shock protein 27-like — protein MSLIPLLFEMDPWEMRRTRRNDWDLFGLGITPREIRELMAVPRFPLEAARRAASSDLQPAIIGKDGFQVCVDVQQFRPNEITVKTVDNMVVVEGKHEERQDEHGYISRHFVRKYALPKGYDPKEVVSALSSDGVLTIKAPKPSEEQKANERIVQIQQTGPAHLHVKENASEEEKNEK, from the coding sequence ATGTCTCTAATTCCACTATTGTTCGAAATGGACCCGTGGGAGATGCGGCGAACTCGTCGTAACGACTGGGATCTGTTCGGCCTAGGAATCACTCCTCGGGAAATTCGCGAATTGATGGCTGTTCCACGGTTCCCATTGGAGGCTGCAAGACGAGCTGCGAGTAGTGATCTTCAACCAGCGATAATTGGAAAAGACGGGTTCCAAGTTTGTGTGGATGTCCAGCAATTCCGTCCGAACGAGATCACCGTTAAAACTGTTGATAACATGGTGGTAGTGGAAGGAAAGCACGAGGAGCGCCAAGACGAACATGGCTACATTTCCCGACACTTTGTTCGAAAATATGCTCTACCCAAAGGATATGATCCAAAGGAAGTGGTCTCAGCGCTGTCTTCAGACGGAGTGCTAACGATCAAGGCTCCGAAACCATCTGAGGAACAGAAGGCAAATGAGCGCATTGTCCAGATTCAGCAAACTGGGCCAGCTCATCTTCACGTCAAGGAAAATGCTTCGGAAGAGGAGAAAAATGAAAAGTAG